Genomic DNA from Vanessa atalanta chromosome 17, ilVanAtal1.2, whole genome shotgun sequence:
atgttaaaacttaattattaaaaacctgTAACCTGAAATTTATGTACGTATTTTAAAACTCTATTACAATtacaacttataatatattgattgcCTTTTAACCAGAATAAATTTACGGATGCGAGGAAAGTTAATTGTTAAATACTATGTTAAAGTTAACAGCAAAAATAGTTCATTTGAAATCATTAAGAATTTAGCAATGTTGTGATTTAACGAATAACCCTCATAAAAGTTAAACTGAACAATGAGAAGGTAGGAACTTAAGTTGTAATAACAGAAAGACTAGATCATTAAATGTTTATGTGcttatctttgtttataatttaaattgtttgtacgtccggcggtgaaggaaaacatcttaagGAAATCTGAATTTCTCTGATGCAATTTGGACACGTATATCCACCAATCAGCACTgaagcaaataattaatttctcctCTAGCTTTAGAAGGGGATAGCAGATAGGGGTTTAGGAGATGTTACGTAACTTGTTTTTGCTTCCAATTACTTCTGACAAACAAGCTAACAATTACAAGTCAAGGCGAGAAGTACCGGGAGGAGAAGcttgtgtattataaaatatattcgcaaAGCAATAAAACAGACCGCAAGTGAAAACAATAACACATTTGGCAGATGAAATTGCATGTGTAAGTCTCCACAATGACCCAAGATTGCACTTCTGGAAATCTAGTTTTTATTTGGGTcagttaaatattgttttgttctgtTTAGAGGGCATCGTTGTGTAGTTTATTAAAGTGGAAGCAATCACGTAAAGCTAATACTTCACTTACGCAATTTACAAGACAAAATGTCTTACAGCACCTTCTCGTTAAGTAACGTATTTGCGTCAATATAAGAACCTTGACCCCTGCAATCATTGGTATCTAAATTTTACCGCTATACATCGCCATATCGATAATATGTCAGTGGTCAGCCATTTCTCCCTCAGTCGCTTAGATCCGTACAGATCAAAATATTTCTGGAGGATTTTAGTTTTCACTTTAGAGTATCATAAGCATTTTTTGTCGCCCTTTGACACCTGGCTCTAGAGCAACTGTCTGTCAGGCAGACAGTTGACAAGATCTTTCGTTTTATCCCTCAGACATCGCTACTGAAGCGACTTTTCTTTGTTAGCTCTGTGAGGATTCCAGATATTACATTTTtgtcgttttataatattttatagaaaaaactgatattatagaaaatagttTTCGCCTGCGGCTTTATCCCAATGTTTTCGGCCGTGggtttaggtataaaaaagcatTTTCTTGAGTTTCAAGTGAACGGAGTTAATGATATTTATCGACAGTTTGTCCAGAAAAGATTATCTTTAATCTGATAATCGCGTACAATAAAGGCATTAGGATTACAGTTGGTAAAATTTAATGccttctaaaattaattcattaaatgttaattgttttatgtataacGCCACGCATGTGTGATCAATCAAACAAGTTTGATTACAAAGTTACAAAAAATCGTCTACACATCACACTCACCAAAGGTATACAAAAATTGCAAATGATTCCAACTGGTTGTAAAATCTGTCTATCTGGACTAAATTAATACATCAAGCCAATTAGTAAAAAGATACGTAGGGTCTATAGATGTATCGTTAAAGGGTAAGAAATACCGACAAAGGAAAAGTAATTAGTATGCTCGAGGCGCGTCGAAGAAAGATGACAATTATGCTACTGGTATATATAGAGTTGTTTAAGTATCATCATTTGTTATTCTACTGCgacacatacataaaaaaacgttGGATTTGGTGTATTGTAACCAAATGGACAAAGGAAAActgaatttaaaagttaaaagccGGTACAGCAAAAGTTTTAAGAGCAGTTATTCCCATTGTCGCTTGTCAATTTTTCTCATTTTTAAGCTTGTGTCTGTGTGCAACTACGTATGGTTTTATAATCACAACTACTTTAGTTAACCTAACCGATGTAAAAAACATACGGATCATCCTAAATTActgaagttatattttatatattggatATACACAcagtgaatatataaaaaataaaaactgagtaaaatattgaaatcgaTTGTCACTCATACTAACTGTAAATTTTACGGTGCTTACTATATCTTTAGTATTACTGACTTGATTGACTTATTACATTTTACCGTCGGGACCGTGTCGTTTTTGTATGATACGCAAATTCTACAACTAAATtatgagtttataaataaatgcaataaattaaagacaatacggtttttttctaatataatgtAGGTGGCATGGCAAATTCGTCTACCCTTCGTGAGCGCTCAGCGCAAAATGACAATGTTgccgtattttaaataaataaaaatataaattgtcaaatatcagttttgtttatttaggttTTTGTAATAGATTCTATTACTAAAGCTTtactacagatttttttttgtttaagtagcTGATGATATTTGGTTCACATTCCTTCTAAGAAAACTCATGAATACGACATAAAagctcttataaaaaaataagaatctaatatacataaaaaagtatttaaaaaaaagattatttaagtaCTAGAAATTTCGAATCAATAAAGAGTCTCTGTAGGAACTAAAAAtacactatattattataataataaataataacgaggATACTACGGCTGAGAATACTGGCGGTATAAGagagcgtcatgccgtttgccgcGACGGTATACGAATCGGTCTTACACTAAGGCGCGCCAAAATATATACTTGATTTTTCActctataaattttaaaaacacgtAAATCAATTCTGAAATCAGCAACAGTTCTCGTTTTTGCACAGCGAAAGCAGTACTCGGGTTGAATACGAAATAATTCGTGATTACACTCCAAAATATCGATCCTTCATCGATTTTCAATCTCGCCGCGATaacgtatttatatgtatgaatGATGTCGAGAATAACAAGTAGGTTTACGACACGAATAAGGGTGTCGATTAGAAATTTTCCAATACCGTTTACagtttcaatgaaaataaatgtttttgaaattgtGTTAACTGTCTTAGTGAATAGTAGACAGTAAAGACACTAgggtgaattatatttttattttatgtttattttgattaatcgacttttcaaataattcctatgaatttatttaatatccatTCAACAAGGACTTATTAAGAATTTCTACTTAGTGACTATCAAGATTTAGAAGAAACAAAAGTTTTTgctaataatattcaatgaaaaaaatatattcaagataTAAAAGATAGAACAATAGAACATAAAAGCCAATAGCATGTCTCTAAGAAAAACAGGGGAGACAAGAAAAATTCTAATGAAGATGTCGtaaacataaagaaaaatacCAGCAGACTAAAATTTTGATGGTAAGATTGGAAGAGAAAAAGTCTggaaagaagaaataaaaacatgcaagcgcttcaaaaataaatttaatcaaataattactgtataaacaaactaaaactgacctaaaaaaattgaaatcgaTTTGGATTTATATGTTATTGTGGACTTATACGGACAGAACAATTGTTGCAAAAGGTATAACAGTTAAAGGTATCATAATTATTCAGAACTTTCAAGACAGCAGATAAAATAGAAAAGATTCTATTAAGGCAAGATCCGCAAcggttttgaaaataaataaatatacattgttaccTTTACTAAGTCAGTCACCTCATATCAGTTCCTTTTAAAATAAGGTCAAGTGCGTAAAAGTGAATAAATTTTTCTAGGAAATTGTTTGACACATGCACCAAGACTAACATTTAGCACGCGCCTACTTTTCTCACGAGTAAATTATACTTAAGATTGTTAAACGTGAATTTCACGACTgtttttacaattgtttttgGGGAAACAATGCAAAAAACAATAACGGTTGTTAGGAAAGTCACACTTGGCCTACAGGGAtcattgtcattaaaatattatgatttctaAATGTTCGCTAACAATACTTTATTGAAATTCTGCAGTATagctttaagtatttattacaaacatttgaCATCAgaatttgaaatagttttacaatatattaaacgaaTAGAATTTAGTAAAATCAGTGGGAATAAAAACTTGATTCTGTAAATTTTGTAGACCACTAGTCTTAATtagtatatctataataattgaGCGTTCTAAATTATCAACCATATATGGACAACTTTCGGAAATCAATCGgcattatttcaaaaaatatgaaaatcaatttcaaatattagttCGATTTTCAGAATTTTCACATACAAATGTTTCTTAAGGTcttctaatattatatgtaataatatcgtGGATTCCGCGAAATACCTATGACGATCCGTGTCAACGCAACATCAAGCATCTGAGATTTATACTCAATTGTTCAGAACTGGTTTGTGACCTGCCAATCTCAACTGGTATATTATGCGGGTACAGGCAATCTCGTTGACCCGTAACACATATAAGTTGGTCAACAGGTTTAATCCTTGCCGTCCTCTGCGGCATTCCTTGTAACTTCACTTGTTAATGCAATTTTTATGACGCGAGAAAGTAAAATATGGCTCGTTTTTGCAAGCGTGAAGATGGTCATTGACACCTGAATTATGcgcgtatattatattaaggtcACTagaccaatttttttaatagatacctgttttatgtttatcttaattaaatacatttactttaattgtATACTCAAGTTAGTCCgatgatattatattagtatgttATCACGTCGAAAGtgtaacaataaattacttTGGCATCAAACGTCAATAATTAGAACTcagataataattttgtaatgaatAGCTTCAATATTTAGAACGATGCTAACGGATTTTTATTCTGAtagttcatttaataaattttgtttttggtaAATTCGAATTAATTCTTTAGCACATGGagctattatttcataataaaacggAGGAACATCTTTGTAGATCGAACTGTCAccattaataattatcttaattgtAAAGTACGCCATTATATCATACATTTCTGCGacgtttatattttctttacaaaatgtaactttaaattttatatttgattgcgGAAGAATCGCTGTAACTCTGGGCATGATTTGAAATATCTTGTCCATTTTATTAgtggtttttattgttattgtaacagGGAAAACTTTGTGTGTATTGATAATCGTAAAATGATCTTGGCATTGGCCAAATATCACAGGTGATTGTGACATATCCAGTAAAGCCGGATGTATTAAAATAGGATGTGGTAGAACTTCAGCAAAAATTTTGATCGTTTTAGTAAAACTTTTATCATCTGAGTCACAAAATACAAACTCGTAATATCTATGGTGGTAACCAACATACTTTGCTTTGGTAAAGTAGACGAGAACTCCTCTTTTTGATTTGGGAAATAATCGAAAATATgtcttcttaaaaataaatggttcATATACAAGGTTAAGTATGTCGTTCAGCACAAGTGTTACGACATCAAAAGttgttattgtttcattttCGTTGTTTACATCCAATACCTTAGAAGACAAAAGCGTATTCTTTTGTGTATCAGTATCAACATCAgttattttttgcattaaactCTCCGTAGTAAGAGTGACATTATGCGATCCAATACTACGTGAATcttcaaattcatttataaaatctatgttCTTTTTCCTTATGTATAAATCATATGCTGTATTGCcatataattgaatttgaacAATTCCTTTTGGGTATCCACATTTTGCATTAACTTGCCACATATAAACTTGAGGAATGTTTACAGTTTCAGTAATATTTACAgatttacttttttcaaattgtCCAATGATTGGAATGTGAAGAATTTCTTCAGCGTTTTTAGTTCCAAttctaaaatacattattactgAAAAttctttatctttaatattttcatgaagtgtgaaatttaatttatagcatttttttaaCCCTGGGTTCAATTTATAAGGAGTCTCGGGCTGTATTCggtagaatttaaaataagacgCATCTGAAACAGTTTTAAatcgtatacatacatattcagtGCTACAATTTACTAAAGAAAACTTGATAAATTGttctttcataaaattatcgtagattattattttttccggGTAGCATTTAACTGATTTAGTTTGATTAGGTAAGTACTCGTTGGTTGTATCCGATTTAGAATCCTTATGAACATTTTTACTTTCTTTATAGCTTAAAGCAATATAATTAGTCTCAatagatgataatattttatgtggGTTTGTGCAAATGTTAGCTGGAAGTAAACGAGGGCTATTCGACTTAGAATCTTGCTCTTCCTCTGTCCTTAAAATGATTGGATCCTTTGATTGTATCACTTCCGAATTGGGGTGACCGTTTGATTTAGTGTCTATTTCTTCAGGAACAATTTCTTCGTCTCCATCAACAGTAACATTACGCAAGGACAGAACTGAATCTTCTATCTTAGAAGATTCCTTATGTTTTTTCACATTGCTATAAAATTCCTTCCACAAGTTAGCCGTTCTTGCAAGCTTTTGTGTTAATTCAAATGGCGAAActctataattttgtatataaagtttttttactatttcataTTTACGTTTCTTTgcttttaaaagtttttctttatattcaatCTGAGCAAcgttaattttttcaataactTCTTTCCAATGTGACAacgatttaaaatcaattttaaatagtacTTCCATATTCTTAATACTATTTTCTATGTTCGTATCGCATTCATAATTACCTATAATCCTTAGGTTTTTACTTTGCGACATAATCgatctgtaatattttacaaaaatgtttttgtaaatgttgtaagtcaaatattttaagaaagtcAAAATAGAGTCATCGATTATTGTGATTGACATTCCTAAAGtcaaagataataaagttacaAGTAATGATTTATGACATAAatcagtttttataataaaattcaatttaattagtcTTTTAATGAATCACAACCTTTTATAGATTTTtcgaaacaataaacaataaaaattttaggTACTTACGGATctatctataattaatattgtcttcttctttcgcaCTAAAATCAATGATGACAAAAAGAGACAAAATTGTGCTTTAACTAAACGTCTATTCAACAAAGTTTATAAGTATGGCCGTGCaagttctaaatattttaattggtacattttcctttttatgtaattgatgCGCTatgattaattcattttttatttgacagttTGGCAATGGAGAGAATTCCTCGCGTATTGATTAGTATAGCACTTGCTGCGCTCTTGCCAATGGCGTCACTGGAAAGCCAGGATAAGCTCGCCAAAGAAAACATTCCACACTCTCGACAGAAAAGGATACTTTGGATAACGAATGATGGACGACTGGCACTTCCACCAGGGACCACGATGGCCATAACACCCTCTATATCAATGCCATTCGTTAGGCATCCTCCAAAAGGATTCCTTTCTAATATGACAGTCAGTTTTCCTTTCTCAAGTAAGTACAATTAACACTTTAAAGTTTATGACAAAGGTTACTATAAACAAATGACACGAATAtcggtaaattaaaatatatgtaaaaaacattacaacatatattcaatatgtaACAACAATCACttagtttcatttataattatttttatcttttgtagTATGCAAAAatcgatatacatatatctaaaatgttttattcataataatgacTGGCGTTTTTAGATGATTTAAGAGATTAGAGAATACGTTGTTTAATCTATAATTCGTTCCTATATTTTGGACATAGAATATGGCTTTCatgcacaaaaaaaaatccatttaacatgtaacaatatttatattctattaggCAAAGTCTAGGTTTTTTAATACTAGCAACACTTCAACttactttttattgaaattatttttagttattatttttaatcgccTTTTAGTTTATGACACAATCTTACTTTAAAttgtgtttacatttaaaatggcAGCGTAAATGATGTAACGATTTTACAGGTACCATAATGTATGAGCTGCAGTGCAAAAgtcagtattttaaattaaaaattgagcAGTAGTTATGTTGGAAGTAGAAAAAACTTGTATTAACAATAGTTAAATCATGTagtttgatataattatgtaattaattataaagaaatgcaTAACATGTTGGTAGATACAtccaaaaaagtttttagtttaaataaaatccaaaaaagt
This window encodes:
- the LOC125070647 gene encoding uncharacterized protein LOC125070647 translates to MEVLFKIDFKSLSHWKEVIEKINVAQIEYKEKLLKAKKRKYEIVKKLYIQNYRVSPFELTQKLARTANLWKEFYSNVKKHKESSKIEDSVLSLRNVTVDGDEEIVPEEIDTKSNGHPNSEVIQSKDPIILRTEEEQDSKSNSPRLLPANICTNPHKILSSIETNYIALSYKESKNVHKDSKSDTTNEIGTKNAEEILHIPIIGQFEKSKSVNITETVNIPQVYMWQVNAKCGYPKGIVQIQLYGNTAYDLYIRKKNIDFINEFEDSRSIGSHNVTLTTESLMQKITDVDTDTQKNTLLSSKVLDVNNENETITTFDVVTLVLNDILNLVYEPFIFKKTYFRLFPKSKRGVLVYFTKAKYVGYHHRYYEFVFCDSDDKSFTKTIKIFAEVLPHPILIHPALLDMSQSPVIFGQCQDHFTIINTHKVFPVTITIKTTNKMDKIFQIMPRVTAILPQSNIKFKVTFCKENINVAEMYDIMAYFTIKIIINGDSSIYKDVPPFYYEIIAPCAKELIRIYQKQNLLNELSE